From the Planktothricoides raciborskii GIHE-MW2 genome, the window CACCATACTTTTTTCTTCTACCGTAACTGCCATATTTTTCTCCTGTTTAATGACACTTGATTTTATTATATTTGTCGGTTGGGTTTCCTTCCTCAACCCAACCGACAATTGCTAACACACCCTAAATTCTACTACCTTGGTGCGTTACGGTGGACAATTAAGTTAACCCGTGAAACATTAATTTTTCGCCGCCTAACACACCCTACCTTCTCATATATGAACTGTTGAATTTAGCAAGCACCCGTAAAGGGTAAACCAAATAATCGCCAAACCACAATAATGGTTAAAATTGTCCAAAATAGGGCATTGCCTAAAGCCAGTTGACCGCTGAGGGTCATGTCTAAACCAATTAACCCTTGAAATAACCACCGATCTAATGGTAGCGTCAACATCCACATTAAGCAAATAAATGCTGCTCCTAACCAGAAAATTATCCAGCGCAGATTACTATTAAAGCGGGTAAACAAGTTTTCCGTAAATAAAGTGCTTAGTTGGCTGGCTTCTCCAGAGAGATAAATCCCTCGACTGCGAATGGTCGCCGTTTGCAGATCGGAGGAAACTATATTCCCTAAAACCACCGCATTAATTTTAACATTTTCCTTAATAGCCTGATCGACGATTTCTGGGTTTACGTCAACAATTCCATCGGTGACAATTAACAGTTCTCGACAATGCTTGAGAATGGTCTTGAGAGAGTTTACCCCTTCTTGAATGGCTAAATTCAGATTAGTTCCTCCCCCTAATTGTTTTTCTAGGCTAGGATTCTGTAATGCTTGGGTTAACTCATTGTCTACTTCCTGAGTCTTACTATTAAAAGATGTGGTTAATGGTTGGACGTTGCTGGCAAAAGCCAATATTTTGATTTTGTTTGGGTTTTTGAGTGCTTCGTTTTGCTGTAAATAGGATTTAATTGCCAGGATTTCTTGTTGTCGCACATAACCCGTGGTACTGCCACTCAGGTCAAGAGAAATTGCCACCGCTACCGGAGGTCTGCCCCAACTTAATAGCCAACCCAAGACAGCAATGATTAAACAGCCAATCATTAACATTAACGGAATTTGAAATAGAGGATATAGCCAGAGTTGACGACGCTGAAGCATGATAATTTAGTTATTAGTTATTAGTTATTAGTTGTTGGTTGTTAGTTGGTGGTTGTCAGAAACCGGGTTTCTTAAAGAAACCCGGTTTCTTTTACAGCGGTTTTCAGATTGGTCAACCAGAAATATCTGTAGGGGCGAAGCATTCCGGCAGATATTTGTGGTTGAAAACAGATATTTAATGCCGGAATGCTTCGCCCCTACCAATATCTGTGGTCTATTTAATATAAAATCGCTGTATGCTATGTTTTTTGGCCTCTAGTCTTCCAAAATTACCTTTCCATCTTTGTCCTGCCTCTTGGCTTCTACTCGATAGGATCGAACTGATATTTGGAACCAGTTGGGCCAGCGGTTCCGGGATTAGCTTTGACTAAAGGAATTTCATTAAAAATATTAAATTCCGTAGCCGTTTTTCTCAGGGTTATACCTTGATTTAACTGTTGACTAATCGCCGCCCGATCGCCTGGAAATTGGGTAAAGGCATTGGCTAAGGCATTGGTAGCATCATAGGTTGTGGCAGTGCGCCAACTGACTCTTCCTTGCCAAAGTTTTCCGGCTTGACTCGCAAAAGGATCGTTACTTCGCCAGCGCCAAGGTACAGCCAAAACCATTCCCTTAATCGCATCGCCTCCTTGAACCAAAATCTGCGGATTATACATTTCATCGCTACTAAGTAAAACCAATTGATTTTGATTGGCTTGGGCTAGAGCGATCGCGCGATCGACCTGATTTTTACTTAAGGCTAAAAAGGCAATATTTGACCCGGCTTGACGGGCTTTATCGATCTCTGCCGTCGCATCAAACCCTGGAGATAAAATATCCACTTCTTTGACCAAAGTTGCCCCCGCTTTTGACAAAGCGGAGACTAATTCCCCTTTTAAATCTTGGCTATAACGATTATCGGAATTGTAAAATAATGTCACTTTGGCAGGGCTGTGATTTTTCACCGCATAATTGACTAAAGTTTCGGCTACTTTTTGCAAATAAGTGGTGAGTATAGTTTTGGTTTGACTCAAGGGAATCGTTTGCACAGTCGATTGGCCTGCATTGGTGGAAATTGTCGTATTTAAAGGGGACAGTACCGCCAGATTATTTTGCTCATAACGAGTTAAGGCTTGACGACTATTATTGTCCACCCCATGTCCAATCACTCCCAGCACATTTGCGGAAGATTGAATCAGATCCTCAGCCAAAGAATCGGATAAGCTGGCATCTTTTTCATTGACAACCACCACTTCCAATAACCTTCCGGGAATGCTGGGAACTTGGTTAAATTCCCCTTGGTATTGGGCAACTCCGCGCAGCACTTCTTTGGCTTCATTCACGCGGGTAGTAATCGGCACTACCACTGCCATTGTTAAGGGATTTCCCGCTTGTTTGGCCTTGGCATTGTTCAGGTAAATTGCCGCTTCTGGGTCATTTTTATCTTTATTTACCGCTTCTTGATATTGTTGAATTGCCCCCGGCCAATCTTGACTGGCAAATGCCGCCGCTGCTGAGGTTTTTTCCTGGGAATTCCTCCCACCAATAATCAATATTTTCTCCCCTTGACTAATTAATTCAGCATTCACCGCTGTTTCACTGACGATCGCCAAAGGATTCACCCCAGAGGTCGGGACTCCGTCAGAATTATTGCCAGAATCATTTTCCACCACCACGGTGCGATCGCCCCCCCGTTGGCTAAAATACCACCAACTGCCACCACCTAACAGCAGCAAGGCGATCGCCACCAACATCAAAATCGGCAGAGGAAAGTTTCCTCCCTTTCCTCCATTGGACGAAACCACGGTTTTTGCCGACTGCATGGCCTCCTGGGGCAACCCACAAATGGCACAATCTGGGCCATTATTCTCATAAGGGGGGTGAGGGCCGGAACAATTGGGATATTGCTGGCCATTTTTCGGCGTCCCATCACAAATCCAACTCACTTTGGACTACCTCTCTCGTGACGTTTATTCTAACTATTCTAGAATTATCCTCAACCATAAAACCGTAAATTTCGCAATTTCTGGATTCTAATGGCGAATTGCGGAATTACCAGGCGATCGCTTTGTAACAAAACGTAATATTCTTCAGAACACAGCCATCAGAAAATCTTTCTGGAGCGACCTGGAGCGACCTGGAGCGACGGTCGAAAATCCCACAAATTGACGAAGTGCGATCGTCAGATAGGTCAGAAGGATTTTGAGGCGATCGCCCCTCTTGATTCACCTTTACTAACTCGGCAACTCTTCAGCGGAAAACAACAAACCCATGACCACTCAAAGCAACCATCCCTCCCTAGGCAGTCTGGAATATTTATCTTACCTAGATCAAGAAGGACAAATCAACAACACCTTTCAAGGTCAAGTCGGAGTTTATGCAATTTTTGACCAAAACCAAAAGTTACAATTTATTGGCTATTCTCGCGATATTTATCTCAGTCTCAAACAACACTTAATCCGTAAACCAAATCAATGCTATTGGTTCAAAGTGCAAACAATTAATCGGCCTAGTCGCACAATCTTAGAAGAAATTCGCGAAAACTGGATTGCCGAAAACGGGTCAACTCCCGTGGGCAATTCATCAGAATTAGAACTCTGGACGCAGCCAATTAACGTCAAAACCATGATGCTGGATCGAGAAAAACAAGACTATGAGAAAGCAGCCGGAGATGAACTCAGCCAAATCAAAGTCTTAAAACAAATTGCTCGACGAGTAGAAGCCGAAATCTTATCGATTTTAGAACAGCGGGGATGCAAAGAACAACTCCGCTTTAACCCCAAACTCAAAGAAACAGGATTACTCGATTTAAAGTAATACCATATTAATGCATTCATTAGGGATTAATCTTGGTAAAAACACGGTAAAATATAGAGATTATTTAAATTCTCTATATTTCACCTACCGTCAAAATGGGGTTTGGTTAAATCCAGAATTTCATCAAACAAAAAGTGATTCGTTAAATTAGT encodes:
- a CDS encoding vWA domain-containing protein: MLQRRQLWLYPLFQIPLMLMIGCLIIAVLGWLLSWGRPPVAVAISLDLSGSTTGYVRQQEILAIKSYLQQNEALKNPNKIKILAFASNVQPLTTSFNSKTQEVDNELTQALQNPSLEKQLGGGTNLNLAIQEGVNSLKTILKHCRELLIVTDGIVDVNPEIVDQAIKENVKINAVVLGNIVSSDLQTATIRSRGIYLSGEASQLSTLFTENLFTRFNSNLRWIIFWLGAAFICLMWMLTLPLDRWLFQGLIGLDMTLSGQLALGNALFWTILTIIVVWRLFGLPFTGAC
- a CDS encoding ABC transporter substrate-binding protein; translation: MSWICDGTPKNGQQYPNCSGPHPPYENNGPDCAICGLPQEAMQSAKTVVSSNGGKGGNFPLPILMLVAIALLLLGGGSWWYFSQRGGDRTVVVENDSGNNSDGVPTSGVNPLAIVSETAVNAELISQGEKILIIGGRNSQEKTSAAAAFASQDWPGAIQQYQEAVNKDKNDPEAAIYLNNAKAKQAGNPLTMAVVVPITTRVNEAKEVLRGVAQYQGEFNQVPSIPGRLLEVVVVNEKDASLSDSLAEDLIQSSANVLGVIGHGVDNNSRQALTRYEQNNLAVLSPLNTTISTNAGQSTVQTIPLSQTKTILTTYLQKVAETLVNYAVKNHSPAKVTLFYNSDNRYSQDLKGELVSALSKAGATLVKEVDILSPGFDATAEIDKARQAGSNIAFLALSKNQVDRAIALAQANQNQLVLLSSDEMYNPQILVQGGDAIKGMVLAVPWRWRSNDPFASQAGKLWQGRVSWRTATTYDATNALANAFTQFPGDRAAISQQLNQGITLRKTATEFNIFNEIPLVKANPGTAGPTGSKYQFDPIE
- a CDS encoding GIY-YIG nuclease family protein, translating into MTTQSNHPSLGSLEYLSYLDQEGQINNTFQGQVGVYAIFDQNQKLQFIGYSRDIYLSLKQHLIRKPNQCYWFKVQTINRPSRTILEEIRENWIAENGSTPVGNSSELELWTQPINVKTMMLDREKQDYEKAAGDELSQIKVLKQIARRVEAEILSILEQRGCKEQLRFNPKLKETGLLDLK